Proteins from a genomic interval of Marmota flaviventris isolate mMarFla1 chromosome 8, mMarFla1.hap1, whole genome shotgun sequence:
- the LOC114105114 gene encoding cytochrome P450 2J5-like, with amino-acid sequence MFPWALRHLPGPHQEIFRYQEALQGFICHEIIRCKLRTPEAPKNFISCYLTQITKAMDDPVSTFNEENLIQVVIDLFLGGIDTTATTLHWALIYMVQHRAVQEKVQQELDTVLGTAPVVCYEDRERLPYTRAVLHEVQRLSSVVAVGAVRQCVTSTRVHGYYISKGTIILPNLASVLYDPEYWETPRQFNPSHFLDKDGNFVVNEAFLPFSAGHRVCPGDQLARMELFLMFATLLRTFRFQLPDGSQGLRLEYIFGGTLQPQPQEICAVPRLSSPSPGPREEGL; translated from the exons ATGTTTCCCTGGGCCCTCCGCCACCTCCCAGGACCTCACCAGGAGATATTTAGGTACCAAGAAGCTCTGCAGGGCTTCATCTGCCATGAGATCATCAGGTGCAAGCTCAGGACACCTGAGGCTCCCAAGAACTTTATCAGCTGCTACCTGACCCAGATCACCAAG GCTATGGACGACCCTGTCTCCACATTCAACGAGGAGAACTTGATCCAGGTGGTGATCGACCTGTTTCTGGGAGGCATTGACACTACGGCCACCACCCTGCACTGGGCACTCATCTACATGGTCCAGCACAGGGCTGTCCAGG AGAAGGTGCAGCAGGAGCTGGACACAGTGCTGGGCACTGCCCCAGTTGTCTGCTATGAAGACCGAGAGCGACTACCCTACACCCGTGCCGTCCTCCATGAGGTGCAGCGCCTCAGCAGTGTTGTGGCAGTGGGCGCTGTGCGCCAGTGCGTGACATCCACCAGGGTGCATGGTTACTACATATCCAAG GGTACCATCATCTTGCCCAACCTGGCCTCCGTACTCTATGACCCTGAGTACTGGGAGACCCCGCGGCAATTCAACCCCAGCCACTTCCTGGACAAGGATGGAAACTTCGTGGTCAATGAAGCCTTCCTGCCATTTTCTGCGG GGCATCGAGTGTGCCCAGGAGACCAGTTAGCCCGAATGGAACTCTTCCTGATGTTTGCCACCCTCCTCAGGACCTTTCGGTTCCAACTACCGGATGGGAGCCAGGGACTCAGGCTGGAATACATCTTTGGGGGCACTCTGCAGCCCCAGCCGCAGGAAATCTGTGCAGTGCCCCGCCTgagcagccccagcccaggtcctAGGGAAGAGGGCCTGTAG